The genomic stretch GCGTTTCCGGGAGCCCGTCCTCACCGAACCTTGCTTCGAGTCGTCCGGCGTGCAGGGCGCGGTGGTGCCGGCCGCAGAGCAGGATCAGGTTCTCGATGCTGGTGGGTCCGCCGTCGGCCCAGTGGACGACGTGGTGGTAGTGGCAGGCCCACGCCGGTGCGCCGCAGCCGGGGGCGGTGCAGCCGCGGTCGCGTTCGGCGACCAGGAGGCGCTGGGCGGGGGTGGCGTGCCGGTCCTGGGAGTGCAGGGAGCGGGGCCGGCCGAGGCGGTCCAGGACCGCGACGGACAGGTCGGCGTCGCAGGTGGCGGC from Kineococcus endophyticus encodes the following:
- a CDS encoding HNH endonuclease signature motif containing protein; its protein translation is AATCDADLSVAVLDRLGRPRSLHSQDRHATPAQRLLVAERDRGCTAPGCGAPAWACHYHHVVHWADGGPTSIENLILLCGRHHRALHAGRLEARFGEDGLPETRTLHRHLGRLADPGPWTRNDHPGLLDRARELAHALRSDDPPERTAA